AAAACAATTTTAGAAGACAAGAATTTTTATTTTTGAATGGGGCACTTTTATTAACTCTTCTTTACGAATAAGACCGAGGCCCACAGGCCACAGCTAGCCGGTCCACCAAGCAAACGACCACTCCCCCTTTTACCATACCCTGAAAGTCATTGCTAGAGCATTAACAAAAAGACTAAAAACTAAGTTATCAAAATACAAAATGCTAGAATTGCTAAGCTTTTAGTTTCATGGCTCGGTTTTTGATGTGAGGGCACAAGTAGATCTTGCCATGTTAATTGGCAGAGAATAACTTCATGTCATTTTGAACTATATCCCAAAACTTCAATCAATTTTGTTAAAATTTAAGGTCTGAACACGAGCTTTTATTTTCATGGTCTGACTTTTGATGTAGGGTCCACAAGTAAATCTTGCTACGCTAATTGGCAATGAGTAACTTCATGCCACTTTAATCATATCTAACAATTTTGTTAAAATTTTAAGGTGTGAACGCAAATTTTTAGTTCTATAGTTCAGCTTCTGATATGGGGCAAACATGTAGATTTTACCGTGGTAATTGACACAAGATAGTTTCATGCCCTCATTGAATTAGTATCTAATAAATTTTTATCAATAAAAACATGAGGTGGGATGGGTTTGGGGAAAAAACTAATTTAAAATGGGTTGGATTGGATAAGGAGTTGGTTCCAACCCATAGGTGaaaatgcaaacgaaataataaTCTCCATGGCATGATCCCAGTAGCCCATGTAACGCATCCTAAGAAATGCCCAAGATCAACGCAATTTACGTTTGGCAGCGATGAAATTTTCAAATTTCTAGTAGAATTATTGTAATCGTTGCCAAACGCCACAAAGAGAGAAACGTTAGCAGAATCATTGCAATTGTTACCAAATGCCACAAAGAGAGAAACATTAGTAGAATCACTGTAATCGTTACCAAATGCCACAAAGAGAAACATTTCAAGAAAAAACACTTGGAACTAAATATTGTTTTTGTACTAGTTCAAAGATAAACACATAAAATCTAGTTTCtcctgattgtggttcttgtttcaAGAATCCAGCGAGTTAGTTAAATAGTTCCATAAAGTGATTTTTAATTCATTCGAGAAATGTTTCCAAAGAATCTAGATCTACAACATTTCAACGAGAATCTAAAACCCTACCAGAACACGTCAACATCATTACACGTGTAACCTTCATTTGGCACTTCTTATATTAAAAAATTACCAGCCCGATTCAAGTTTGCATCCGTGACCTTAGTATCACATTGAGTTTGGAGAGGAATAATTTTATTGCTCTCATCATTCGAGGTACACCCTGTTGATGCATCTCTAGAAAATATATGGAGACTAACTTGTAGTCTAATTGAAACCTGTGCGGCATGAGGGAACCAAATAACAACTCCAGTTCGAGAGCTCCACAGGTAACGCCATGTAACAAAGCACCAAACAGACAGAGAGGTGCAATGCTTGAAGAGGAAGTGCAGATGAGAAGAATCGTCATGGCCTCATAGTCATAGGGTGAAGTAGCATCATGGAAGATGGTCATGGACCCATGGTGGAATCATAAGAGCCATGCTCAGCTGGATTGAAATACCCATACTCAAAAGCATGAAGTAGATCCATCATTTATATACTGTACTGTGAAGTGTAAAGCCCAATTCACTGAATCAAAACACAAAAAGGATAAATTAACAGTGAATGCCTGCCATTATGTTGCATTTTTCACATGGCAAATTGAACTTTATTGCTGGCTCAGAAAGTAACAGTGAAACAACATGACTTTAACAGACATACACGGTACCATGTGAATTTTCATAAGTCAGGACCCTTCTTGTAATATGTATGCTATAATGCTTCAATTGGTAGTGAAGCCAAAGAGATGACTGACGTAGAGGAAACTGCAGATCCAAAAACCCATTCATTTCAACCTTAGGAACTTTGGCGCTCACTGGTCACTCTGATAGTTATGACACCACTCTTGTTATATTCATATATCTTCTATTTAAATGCCCGAGTGCCTGCCGTCAAAGCCACCACTTCTATCCCAATTTCTTCTTACATTTCTTTGTAAACCTCTTGAACCACTACCTAGCTGATTACCCCTAGTTCTGCGACTCTTATCCAAGGAACCGCCGCGGTGCATATCAAAATCGTTGAACCGCTCATTCCGTTCTGTCCTACCATAACGGTCCCCACTAGACTGTCTTCCATTCAAGTTACGTCTTGTGTCACGGAAGTTATCCTTGACGTTCACCGAAGACTTAGTCCTCCTAGACTGGAACCGATCAACCATACCAGAATCCACATCATCAGAAAATGGTTCATCATCACTGTAGGCAAGTGCATTGTGCCTAACAGAAGCTCTGTTAGGACTTCCCTGACTACGGCTTCCATTATTTCTGAGACCTTTGTCAACGTCCTCGTCCAGATCAGAATTGATCCCATCATCATTCTCTGATCCGAAAGATGCCCTTCTATAGTTATTTGAACAACTCCGGCCTCTGGTTTTATGCCAGGAATCAGCAAGATGAGTCGATCTCAGGGAAGGGTGATCCTCAAATTCATCCTCATCCTTGGCTGCATATCTGGACTCTCTATTATTATCATATCTGGACTCTCTACTATTATCATATCTGGACTCTCTACTATTGTCATATGTGGACTCTCTATTACTATCAATTTCACTAAAACCTTCTGAATCAGAAGCATTCTCAAGATCTGAATAACTCATCCTTGACACTCCACCTGTCTGACTACCTTTTGACAAGTCAAGTTCATAACTGTCAATgtcatcctcttcatcatcaaAATCATCAAAACCATTCCTTGAAGATGGCAAGCTATCTCTTTCTGAGAACTTATTCCCTCGTCCTGTAGTCATTGTTTCAGCCATTCTATATTCCTCATCCTCGGAGCCCTTAGAAGCACCTCTATAAGACACGCTGTCTGCTGATGAGCTCTCCCTTGCCTTAGATGAATCAGCAAACTCAAATGCAGCAACATCTGCACCATCTGACTCGTTATCATCAAAATCAAAGTTCCATGCACTAGAAACATCAGGCTTGCGTGGAGGTCTTTCCAATCTTTTCTGCAGTGCAGATTGCTTTGCTTCCATTTGGCTGTTGGAGTACTCATCTGCAGGTCGGTCGTGTTCACAATGGAAACATGACATATTCCGCCTATAGTTCAAGAAATTGCACCTGAAATTTCACGTACACGAGTCAGCCTGTAAGCAAAGACAACAACAGCACATAACAAATTGATTCATCAATCACTGGAATGAGTGTGCTATTTCCGTTTACATATTCCTCAAGATCACCTCTTCAGAGACATAAGATGGCATGGAGAACCTTCTTAGAAATCTTAGTTCTTAGATACCAAGTCATTCTTGTTCATAAATCATAACTGTGTTCGATTACAGACAACACATGAATACAAATATGCATTGCTCATTCAATAAAGTTACTACAGAATGCGCCAGCCGCCAGGAAATATACCGATCCAAGATATCAATTTGTTTCTTCACAACTATGCGTGAGTAGcaaacatgaatgcaacaaaacaTGATGAAAAGTGAAGGGGTTAGTGCAGTGTGCGATGCCACATGTATATAATTACGGCAGAATAGGACAGAAAAATAGACATCAAAACAGAATTCCTATGAGTATGCTTACCGAGGGCATTCCCACTCTCCAGGGAGGAGTTGTCTTTTGGGACGCTTAGCATCACACTGCAAGCAAACAGTGTTTTTTGCAAAATTCATGAAATCACACCTGCAAAATAGACCCCAGGAAGTAAGAATAGTATTTCTCAATTCAACAAGGTTCCATAAATCAGAGGCAAGTGGCAAAATTACTTAGGGCAGAGCCAATCTCCTTTCTTCATCTCAACATCATCACGTCCCACTCGCTTctttggtggtggaggtggttgcTTCACTTTAGGAGGAGGCTTCTTTATTACAGGGGGCGGGAGATTAGGATCAATAGGAACAGCACTCAGCTTGACAATCTCATGTATCAATTTCCGAACAGCAGTCTTCAAAGATTTTAATTTGAGCAGAGGTTTGTTCTCTACAGTTTCCTTTACGTGATCAAAACCATATATCAACAATATGCACATAACATCAAGAGTCCGAGCTTCATCTTCTTTACGTGTAAGGATATAGCCCCTCGTGCATACATTTCGTAAATTACAAGAACTACATACCTGCAAATTAGAAGCAAAAATAAGGAAACCAGAGGGTCAGATTTTCCAACAAAATACAATGTTTGATGTTCACTTAGGAATTGCATCTAAGAGTGGACTGATAAATTATATGCCCTGGCACTCGCACCCTCCGTTGATTATTGCTTACAATGCTACACTGAACTCCATATGCTGTATAAAAAGTAGTGCACTAGCTAGGAAAAAATGTGATTAATAGCAAGGAAAGCATTAGCTAAGTAAGTATAGATTTGACATCTGATAAGTCTTATCTGCATGAGAAAATACAATACAAATAATCTGTGTAAATCACAAGTATTTAGATTTTTTGAGAAGGCTAAACTGTAATGGAAACCCCATTATAAATGCATGAACTTATATGAGAAGGGCTACATAAAATAAGTATGAGAATGAAACAAAAATCAAGCATTAGAGTAAAAATGACATCGAAACAAAAAAGAACGCACACACCAGACAAGGTAGAAAGCAATTCGGATAGACAAACATCTGCCATTTTCATTGTTagatatgtactccctccgttccaaattataagtcgctttgacttttagggtacatccattttgctatgcatctagatataaaaatatgtctagatacataacaaaacggatggaccaaaaaagtcaaagcgacttataatttggaacggagggagtatgtatctAGGGGTATAATTGTGTATAGCTTACTTATAACTGAAGTCACTTGTGACTATATATATGGAAGCCACCCAACCCAAGGGGTGTGAGGTGTTTCACTATTCTCTACATGGTATCAGATGCCCGGGTGTAAAAAACCAAGATCGTTAGCACACATTCTTTAGATTGTATTAATTATGTAATGACCTTACTACAGCAGTACAGCTAGAAGTAAATGAAAATGTTTGATTTTATGAAGCAAGGATGAAAAATCATCAAAGGTTAAGCATTCTATCATATCTGTTAACTGTAACAATTTTAGTTTGTATAACACCATGTTCCAAATGTGTTCTTGGCAGCAGCCTAGGTTGGCTTCAGAATGCTATGCAGCACCCTTCTGTAAAGCTTTTGATCAAGTTGGGTGACGAGGAGAACATGATGCGGCCAGCATAAGGAACAAGGACAGGTAGTCTGCAAAGGGGTGATGTAGAAATACCACGGGGAAGAGACAATGGGAGGCAGAAAACACGAAGAGAGCAGCTAAGAACAGGTATGGTCCCAGAAGAAGAAAATGAAGAAACTGGAGGTACAGCCAAAGGCAATATGTTTAAGCCACCCACAACACCCCTCCTCGTCCTCCCTCTCCTCCCCATCCTGTACGCTAGGTCAACTGGACGTTAGGCAAAACCAGCTTCCTGCCTAGCATCATTTCCAACATAGTCTACCACATACCAGTTCAATGTGAGAAGCAGATAACATAATCcaaacttttcatatcaaagcaATCTTTTTCTGGTTCAAATTATCTTTTGTCTCTGTTTCATCTAACTCACAGATCATAGACTATCAGACAGATGAATCAGGACATAACAATTTGGTATCAAAACCATTTAGCTTTTGTTATTTCATGTAAACTTACTTCAGATTCCTGTTACCATGACCATATCATGGTGGCTTGGGGCTAAGCTACAACCAAGGAAGGATGGACTATAAGTAAACCACAAGAATGAAGTATTTTCAGACTTAGGCCCCATTGAAACACAGGAACATCACAGTAATCAGTTCATTTTCACACTATAAACACAGGGAACAGGAAAAAAAATCTCATTTTCCAAATAGGGCCTTAGCTATTGTATTTCAGGTTTTCATCaatttaagtttatctagtgggtACGTTGACTGTTTCATCAATGCCACAGCAGCACATGGACAGGGCATAGGCAACTGAATGAGTTGATGTTAAAATATACTAGCACAACAAAAACATATACTAATGAAATTTAAAGTTATTTGACTTCCCCAAATGGGGAGCTACCAGATTCAATTACTTCATATTGGAATCAGCACAAGCAAATAAATTGCGTTTGCTAAGCGCAGCTGGACCGAAAGAATTGAAGTCTATGTACTCCCAGAGTACACAATTGTTGTGCCATGGTATTGTCAAATGTGAGACATCAAGTATATCCCTCATAaactcaatatatgtattatatcaACAGCAACAAAAACCAACAAAGCCCTTTTGTCTTAAGCAGGTTAGCGAGGTCTAGACTTGAAACCCAACACGAATCACCGGCAAAAAgggggaagagagagaaggaAAACCATATATTGTAATCGAATAATTAAACAAGAAAATGGACTCTCGGAGAGTATTTCTTTGGTACTAGTCATAGCTACAATGACAACTGGAGAACATGGTGGAATAGATACAATCATACAAGTCAGCACACATAACACAAAGTGATGAC
Above is a genomic segment from Miscanthus floridulus cultivar M001 chromosome 3, ASM1932011v1, whole genome shotgun sequence containing:
- the LOC136541639 gene encoding zinc finger protein VAR3, chloroplastic-like — translated: MACHSPLLLLRRRRGMPTPSSLLVLLRHRPFASSPSPPSPPSSASSKPPALSARLSFVFDQLDALDRSRSSELSARDAALRRIQSWRRPAPRPLDAEPGPEPEPELDGQKEAAPAAASADEVGRMSMEEVLRREVELVHPWPEWIELMERLAQQRYFDLGRACGADESSMAAAVPLDLSEVSEEAGFDFSRDWTTVKNACMNFGRDRFDILKSLPRKDLQILVGHGCPSMDAKVVFSAKLIRKRVHLDEGDVCSSCNLRNVCTRGYILTRKEDEARTLDVMCILLIYGFDHVKETVENKPLLKLKSLKTAVRKLIHEIVKLSAVPIDPNLPPPVIKKPPPKVKQPPPPPKKRVGRDDVEMKKGDWLCPKCDFMNFAKNTVCLQCDAKRPKRQLLPGEWECPRCNFLNYRRNMSCFHCEHDRPADEYSNSQMEAKQSALQKRLERPPRKPDVSSAWNFDFDDNESDGADVAAFEFADSSKARESSSADSVSYRGASKGSEDEEYRMAETMTTGRGNKFSERDSLPSSRNGFDDFDDEEDDIDSYELDLSKGSQTGGVSRMSYSDLENASDSEGFSEIDSNRESTYDNSRESRYDNSRESRYDNNRESRYAAKDEDEFEDHPSLRSTHLADSWHKTRGRSCSNNYRRASFGSENDDGINSDLDEDVDKGLRNNGSRSQGSPNRASVRHNALAYSDDEPFSDDVDSGMVDRFQSRRTKSSVNVKDNFRDTRRNLNGRQSSGDRYGRTERNERFNDFDMHRGGSLDKSRRTRGNQLGSGSRGLQRNVRRNWDRSGGFDGRHSGI